A portion of the Glycine max cultivar Williams 82 chromosome 10, Glycine_max_v4.0, whole genome shotgun sequence genome contains these proteins:
- the LOC100781294 gene encoding membrane-bound O-acyltransferase gup1 isoform X1 → MATSVNKIGHWKRKELWFLVIYAILFYVIIINRSLQLSRDYYKQLHGLRPGWLIAHYLNDVSDAQWRNLRGNIPVLTLVFAIFTLLANFMRAFNLRVKGMSIVWLLFSLAYLSYLHGACIVFILSIATGNFLLVKIFAQKEYFPLVVWSYNILFLLCNRIYEGYSFSIFGQQWAFLDNYRGSFRWHICFNFVVLRMISFGFDFHWSNQNSHFDQEKHYQHCHICKSGKSCYQVLQERSLHNDNFGYITYLCYLVYAPLYIAGPILNFNAFASQIDVPQNTNSVRNVTLNGFRWVLSLLLMELMTHLFYYNAFANSDLWKHLSPMDVFIIGYGVLNFMWLKFLLIWRFFRFWSLINGIEAPENMPKCINNCHNLEGFWKNWHASFNKWLVRYIYIPLGGSKKKLLNVWVVFTFVAIWHDLEWKLLSWAWLTCLFFIPELVLKSAAKAFQAQSSFGECIFRELSAVAGAVTITCLMVANLVGFVVGPSGINWLLSSFLNKEGLPVLGGMLMTFYVGTKIMFHIDEAKQRSP, encoded by the exons ATGGCTACATCTGTTAATAAGATTGGACACTGGAAGCGAAAAGAGTTGTGGTTTCTTGTAATTTATGCAATCCTTTTCTATGTTATCATCATCAACCGTTCACTTCAACTCTCTCGTG ATTATTACAAACAGCTTCACGGTTTACGCCCGGGATGGCTCATAGCTCATTACCTCAAT GATGTTTCAGATGCTCAGTGGAGGAATTTGCGAGGAAATATACCTGTTCTTACTCTTGTCTTTGCAATTTTCACTCTGCTGGCCAATTTCATGAGGGCCTTCAATTTAAGAGTGAAGGGAATGTCCATTGTCtggcttttattttctttggccTACTTATCATATCTTCATGGAGCATG CATTGTATTTATCCTGTCAATAGCTACTGGTAATTTTCTTCTTGTTAAG ATCTTTGCACAGAAGGAGTACTTTCCTCTTGTAGTTTGGAGTTACAACATATTGTTTCTTCTCTGTAATCGGATTTATGAAGGATATTCATTCTCTATATTTGG GCAACAGTGGGCATTTTTGGACAATTACCGGGGCAGCTTTAGGTGGCACATATGTTTCAACTTTg TTGTTTTGCGCATGATAAGCTTTGGATTCGATTTTCACTGGAGTAATCAAAATTCTCATTTTGATCAGGAg AAGCATTATCAGCATTGTCATATTTGTAAATCCGGAAAATCTTGCTATCAAGTTTTACAG GAGAGAAGTCTACATAATGACAACTTTGGATATATCACATACCTTTGTTATTTGGTATATGCACCACTTTATATTGCGGGTCCAATACTGAACTTCAATGCCTTTGCCTCACAG ATAGATGTTCCTCAAAACACTAATTCAGTTAGAAATGTGACACTCAATGGTTTCCGCTGGGTATTGAGTCTTCTCCTTATGGAATTAATGACACATCTATTCTACTATAATGCCTTTGCTAATAG TGATTTGTGGAAGCACTTATCTCCTATGGACGTGTTCATCATTGGATATGGC GTATTAAACTTCATGTGGCTAAAATTTTTACTGATCTGGCGCTTTTTCCGTTTCTGGTCACTG ATAAACGGAATTGAGGCTCCAGAGAATATGCCAAAATGTATTAATAATTGTCACAACTTGGAAGGCTTTTGGAAAAACTGGCATGCTTCCTTCAACAAGTGGCTTGTGAG GTATATATACATTCCTCTTGGGGGATCTAAGAAAAAGCTACTAAATGTGTGGGTTGTTTTCACATTTGTTGCAATCTGGCATGATTTAGAGTG GAAACTTCTTTCATGGGCATGGTTGACGTGTTTATTCTTCATCCCTGAGTTGGTTTTAAAATCAGCAGCAAAAGCATTTCAG GCTCAGAGTTCTTTTGGAGAATGCATATTTCGTGAACTCAGTGCTGTTGCTGGTGCAGTGACAATTACTTGTCTCATG GTGGCTAATCTGGTTGGATTTGTGGTTGGACCAAGTGGCATTAACTGGttgctttcttctttccttAACAAGGAAG GTTTGCCTGTCCTTGGTGGCATGCTTATGACATTTTACGTTGGAACAAAG ATTATGTTCCACATAGATGAAGCAAAGCAAAGGTCCCCCTGA
- the LOC100781294 gene encoding membrane-bound O-acyltransferase gup1 isoform X2 → MAHSSLPQYAQWRNLRGNIPVLTLVFAIFTLLANFMRAFNLRVKGMSIVWLLFSLAYLSYLHGACIVFILSIATGNFLLVKIFAQKEYFPLVVWSYNILFLLCNRIYEGYSFSIFGQQWAFLDNYRGSFRWHICFNFVVLRMISFGFDFHWSNQNSHFDQEKHYQHCHICKSGKSCYQVLQERSLHNDNFGYITYLCYLVYAPLYIAGPILNFNAFASQIDVPQNTNSVRNVTLNGFRWVLSLLLMELMTHLFYYNAFANSDLWKHLSPMDVFIIGYGVLNFMWLKFLLIWRFFRFWSLINGIEAPENMPKCINNCHNLEGFWKNWHASFNKWLVRYIYIPLGGSKKKLLNVWVVFTFVAIWHDLEWKLLSWAWLTCLFFIPELVLKSAAKAFQAQSSFGECIFRELSAVAGAVTITCLMVANLVGFVVGPSGINWLLSSFLNKEGLPVLGGMLMTFYVGTKIMFHIDEAKQRSP, encoded by the exons ATGGCTCATAGCTCATTACCTCAAT ATGCTCAGTGGAGGAATTTGCGAGGAAATATACCTGTTCTTACTCTTGTCTTTGCAATTTTCACTCTGCTGGCCAATTTCATGAGGGCCTTCAATTTAAGAGTGAAGGGAATGTCCATTGTCtggcttttattttctttggccTACTTATCATATCTTCATGGAGCATG CATTGTATTTATCCTGTCAATAGCTACTGGTAATTTTCTTCTTGTTAAG ATCTTTGCACAGAAGGAGTACTTTCCTCTTGTAGTTTGGAGTTACAACATATTGTTTCTTCTCTGTAATCGGATTTATGAAGGATATTCATTCTCTATATTTGG GCAACAGTGGGCATTTTTGGACAATTACCGGGGCAGCTTTAGGTGGCACATATGTTTCAACTTTg TTGTTTTGCGCATGATAAGCTTTGGATTCGATTTTCACTGGAGTAATCAAAATTCTCATTTTGATCAGGAg AAGCATTATCAGCATTGTCATATTTGTAAATCCGGAAAATCTTGCTATCAAGTTTTACAG GAGAGAAGTCTACATAATGACAACTTTGGATATATCACATACCTTTGTTATTTGGTATATGCACCACTTTATATTGCGGGTCCAATACTGAACTTCAATGCCTTTGCCTCACAG ATAGATGTTCCTCAAAACACTAATTCAGTTAGAAATGTGACACTCAATGGTTTCCGCTGGGTATTGAGTCTTCTCCTTATGGAATTAATGACACATCTATTCTACTATAATGCCTTTGCTAATAG TGATTTGTGGAAGCACTTATCTCCTATGGACGTGTTCATCATTGGATATGGC GTATTAAACTTCATGTGGCTAAAATTTTTACTGATCTGGCGCTTTTTCCGTTTCTGGTCACTG ATAAACGGAATTGAGGCTCCAGAGAATATGCCAAAATGTATTAATAATTGTCACAACTTGGAAGGCTTTTGGAAAAACTGGCATGCTTCCTTCAACAAGTGGCTTGTGAG GTATATATACATTCCTCTTGGGGGATCTAAGAAAAAGCTACTAAATGTGTGGGTTGTTTTCACATTTGTTGCAATCTGGCATGATTTAGAGTG GAAACTTCTTTCATGGGCATGGTTGACGTGTTTATTCTTCATCCCTGAGTTGGTTTTAAAATCAGCAGCAAAAGCATTTCAG GCTCAGAGTTCTTTTGGAGAATGCATATTTCGTGAACTCAGTGCTGTTGCTGGTGCAGTGACAATTACTTGTCTCATG GTGGCTAATCTGGTTGGATTTGTGGTTGGACCAAGTGGCATTAACTGGttgctttcttctttccttAACAAGGAAG GTTTGCCTGTCCTTGGTGGCATGCTTATGACATTTTACGTTGGAACAAAG ATTATGTTCCACATAGATGAAGCAAAGCAAAGGTCCCCCTGA
- the LOC102661034 gene encoding endonuclease 2-like, whose translation MEYYKIQVVAIVSLMLVLPNTQGWGEDGHAIISRIAQVTNYFHSLYEVLCCASKFIDSAVDAVKNLLPEYAQNDLGNVCSWADRVRFYLHWSGPLHFADTPGNL comes from the exons ATGGAGTATTACAAAATCCAGGTAGTGGCCATAGTGTCTTTGATGCTTGTGCTTCCAAACACACAAGGGTGGGGAGAAGATGGCCATGCCATAATTAGTAGGATTGCTCAGGTCACCAATTACTTTCATTCTCTCTATGAAGTGTTGTGTTGTGCTTCCAAATTCAT CGATTCAGCGGTGGATGCTGTGAAAAACCTGCTTCCAGAATATGCACAGAACGACTTAGGGAATGTGTGCTCATGGGCTGATCGTGTCAGGTTTTATTTGCACTGGTCTGGTCCATTGCACTTTGCTGATACACCTGGCAACCTTTGA